The following proteins are encoded in a genomic region of Gossypium hirsutum isolate 1008001.06 chromosome D05, Gossypium_hirsutum_v2.1, whole genome shotgun sequence:
- the LOC107907329 gene encoding uncharacterized protein isoform X2: protein MVTEAPRSISHPYIHIPVIWKGLGSSKSKNQINNRSPAQWNEDRGKSFSVPSPLNTIEAKDVNRTSASEFEAHSTITMFGNNAGSSLDFGKFQNSQIKTAQEDHSKAGASEKPCNSIKNKSVLASISVSKPEQRWISTLDNSTGFTFPVSASSGVSSEP, encoded by the exons ATGGTAACAGAAGCTCCGAGATCAATATCCCACCCGTACATCCACATTCCAGTCATATGGAAAG GACTTGGTTCTTCTAAAAGCAAGAATCAAATCAACAACAGAAGTCCTGCTCAGTGGAATGAAGATAGAGGGAAATCATTTTCTGTGCCTTCCCCATTGAATACCATTGAAGCTAAGGATGTGAACAGAACTTCTGCTTCAGAGTTTGAAGCTCATAGCACTATTACAATGTTTGGCAATAATGCCGGGTCGTCActagattttggaaaatttcaaaattctcaaaTCAAGACTGCACAGGAG GATCACTCAAAGGCTGGTGCTTCAGAAAAGCCTTGTAACTCCATTAAAAATAAATCGGTTTTGGCTTCTATTTCTGTCAGCAAGCCTGAGCAACGGTGGATATCTACTTTGGATAATAGCACTGGTTTCACTTTTCCTGTTTCTGCATCTTCTGGTGTGTCTTCTGAGCCTTGA
- the LOC107907329 gene encoding uncharacterized protein isoform X3 has product MERSILEHLERNLVTRLGSSKSKNQINNRSPAQWNEDRGKSFSVPSPLNTIEAKDVNRTSASEFEAHSTITMFGNNAGSSLDFGKFQNSQIKTAQEDHSKAGASEKPCNSIKNKSVLASISVSKPEQRWISTLDNSTGFTFPVSASSGVSSEP; this is encoded by the exons ATGGAAAGGTCAATATTAGAGCACCTAGAGCGAAATCTAGTCACTC GACTTGGTTCTTCTAAAAGCAAGAATCAAATCAACAACAGAAGTCCTGCTCAGTGGAATGAAGATAGAGGGAAATCATTTTCTGTGCCTTCCCCATTGAATACCATTGAAGCTAAGGATGTGAACAGAACTTCTGCTTCAGAGTTTGAAGCTCATAGCACTATTACAATGTTTGGCAATAATGCCGGGTCGTCActagattttggaaaatttcaaaattctcaaaTCAAGACTGCACAGGAG GATCACTCAAAGGCTGGTGCTTCAGAAAAGCCTTGTAACTCCATTAAAAATAAATCGGTTTTGGCTTCTATTTCTGTCAGCAAGCCTGAGCAACGGTGGATATCTACTTTGGATAATAGCACTGGTTTCACTTTTCCTGTTTCTGCATCTTCTGGTGTGTCTTCTGAGCCTTGA
- the LOC107907329 gene encoding uncharacterized protein isoform X1, translating into MERSILEHLERNLVTRKEKSEVLKIATSSKISESLDANANRLPCLGLGSSKSKNQINNRSPAQWNEDRGKSFSVPSPLNTIEAKDVNRTSASEFEAHSTITMFGNNAGSSLDFGKFQNSQIKTAQEDHSKAGASEKPCNSIKNKSVLASISVSKPEQRWISTLDNSTGFTFPVSASSGVSSEP; encoded by the exons ATGGAAAGGTCAATATTAGAGCACCTAGAGCGAAATCTAGTCACTCGTAAGGAGAAGTCTGAGGTGTTAAAGATAGCCACTTCAAGTAAAATATCTGAATCTTTAGATGCTAATGCTAACCGTTTGCCATGTTTAGGACTTGGTTCTTCTAAAAGCAAGAATCAAATCAACAACAGAAGTCCTGCTCAGTGGAATGAAGATAGAGGGAAATCATTTTCTGTGCCTTCCCCATTGAATACCATTGAAGCTAAGGATGTGAACAGAACTTCTGCTTCAGAGTTTGAAGCTCATAGCACTATTACAATGTTTGGCAATAATGCCGGGTCGTCActagattttggaaaatttcaaaattctcaaaTCAAGACTGCACAGGAG GATCACTCAAAGGCTGGTGCTTCAGAAAAGCCTTGTAACTCCATTAAAAATAAATCGGTTTTGGCTTCTATTTCTGTCAGCAAGCCTGAGCAACGGTGGATATCTACTTTGGATAATAGCACTGGTTTCACTTTTCCTGTTTCTGCATCTTCTGGTGTGTCTTCTGAGCCTTGA
- the LOC107907331 gene encoding uncharacterized protein, producing the protein MLLRSSSIPIRDSWVSHSKNFSPAPELLHQSSLTRTVSCSCSISAGSIDDSSWRMMRTVSDTDLRDLVVPQMKTAKNNNVLLDGICVEEEEVEECGIGGGGGQIFGGGRGGGGSDSEDNEWGFCDSKNGNDSTDLYYQKMIEANPGNTLLLGNYAKFLKEVRGDFVKAEEYCGRAILINPNDGNILSMYAELIWQTHKDDRRAEAYFDQAIKSAPDDCFVLASYARFLWDAEEEEEEEEVRENTSERLEQSFFHGAPPSPSPLAAAPLYLAVSDFC; encoded by the exons ATGCTATTAAGGAGTTCGTCAATACCGATACGTGACTCATGGGTCTCACACTCGAAGAATTTCTCTCCTGCGCCGGAGTTATTGCACCAGAGTTCCCTGACCCGAACCGTTTCATGTTCGTGCTCCATTTCTGCAGGGTCGATCGACGATTCGAGTTGGAGGATGATGAGGACGGTGTCGGATACGGATTTGAGGGATCTGGTCGTCCCCCAGATGAAAACCGCTAAGAATAATAACGTGCTCTTGGATGGGATCTGTGTCGAGGAAGAAGAGGTGGAAGAGTGTGGGATAGGCGGTGGTGGGGGACAAATCTTCGGCGGAGGAAGAGGAGGTGGTGGTTCGGACAGTGAGGATAACGAATGGGGCTTTTGCGATTCGAAAAACGGAAATGATAGTACCGATTTGTATTATCAGAAAATGATCGAGGCTAATCCTGGAAATACACTTCTCCTCGGCAATTACGCTAAATTTTTAAAGGAG GTACGAGGGGACTTCGTGAAAGCCGAGGAATATTGTGGGAGGGCAATATTGATAAATCCGAATGATGGGAATATTTTGTCTATGTACGCCGAGTTAATATGGCAAACTCACAAAGATGATCGGAGAGCTGAAGCTTACTTCGATCAAGCTATTAAATCCGCCCCTGACGACTG TTTTGTGCTAGCATCATATGCACGATTTCTTTGGGatgctgaagaagaagaagaagaagaagaagtgagGGAAAATACGAGTGAGAGATTAGAACAGAGCTTTTTCCATGGAGCTCCTCCATCGCCTTCTCCTTTGGCGGCTGCTCCTTTGTATTTAGCAGTTTCTGACTTTTGTTAA